From the Hylaeus volcanicus isolate JK05 chromosome 4, UHH_iyHylVolc1.0_haploid, whole genome shotgun sequence genome, one window contains:
- the LOC128875255 gene encoding ankyrin repeat and LEM domain-containing protein 2, giving the protein MMSEDEQNQQTMYVTCGNSNVPNETIFHAVYIPEENIDSSTENYAKENRVYQDKVEALKVIKEFKTGRLKSFKKRSEAEEYAKTGLEKTNYISNTSISTTVPVAEEKSSNFKGPRSQELVSFRNLIKDGDTHDVKTKVWSNPRYLIGSGDTPAILQEGCRYNALHIAVRANRADMCELILNTVGNAEFIKLLYGDECKSYVDRAQIMLDLYLNTPDKGLNETPLHFAVKFGLKDVVRVLVSYPCCIKTLPNKYKQLPIDIICSRTNQDEELKKEISLLLEDQYYVPVLRSDDSTLQPLIGEPFSPTSPLSLQTDPVSPCLEVRAFAGPMTKSRALEFRKKWKTPPRLRGTPIKRITDEQLNKTDSPINNLSLRLQDIDKGLERVGRDLAEEYQVSWKEYWPFLNDFADFRTMEGLMKLEKYLENKFRDQLLSYSQDLNVNKINSNSDMKSNSVNEIDYLCNKLQLCSLHSTDNQDENNTDELEFFTPPSSPKLIVDSSDDEMETAEEGPATFLEGSVATKLDYAVYNAVPSVMSTTYPNIYRWQHDMQLVMKRDLSRSNNIRLIRRKLILSP; this is encoded by the exons ATGATGAGTGAAGACGAACAAAATCAACAAACGATGTATGTGACTTGTGGGAATTCCAATGTGccaaatgaaacaatttttcatgctGTGTATATACCtgaagaaaatattgacaGTTCAACAGAAAACTATGCAaaag AAAATAGAGTCTATCAAGATAAAGTGGAAGCATTAAAAGTAATCAAGGAGTTTAAAACAGGCAGATTGAAATCGTTTAAGAAACGTTCAGAAGCCGAAGAATATGCTAAGACTGGTTTAgagaaaacaaattacattagtaaTACCTCGATATCTACAACAGTACCTGTAGCAGAAGAGAAATCAAGTAATTTTAAAGGGCCACGGTCGCAAGAACTTGTATcctttagaaatttaattaaggaTGGAGATACACACGATGTAAAAACTAAAGTGTGGAGTAATCCACGATACTTAATTGGTAGTGGAGATACACCTGCAATTTTGCAA GAAGGGTGTCGTTACAATGCATTGCATATCGCGGTCAGAGCAAACAGAGCAGATATGTGTgagttaatattaaatactgttGGAAATGcggaatttataaaattactttacgGTGATGAATGCAAGAGTTATGTGGATCGTGCACAGATTATGTTAgacttatatttaaatacaccTGATAAAGGACTGAACGAAACACCATTACACTTTGCAGTTAAATTTGGTTTAAAAGATGTAGTTCGAGTTCTTGTTTCGTATCCATGCTGCATAAAAACATTGCCAAACAAATATAAACAGCTACCAATAGAT ATAATATGTAGCAGAACCAATCAAGATGAagagttaaaaaaagaaataagtttgTTACTGGAAGATCAGTATTATGTACCTGTATTAAGATCGGATGATAGCACATTGCAACCTCTTATTGGAGAACCTTTTTCTCCAACTAGTCCATTG AGTTTACAGACAGATCCAGTAAGTCCATGTCTAGAAGTACGCGCATTCGCTGGACCAATGACAAAATCTCGAGCATtggaatttagaaaaaaatggaaaacaccTCCACGTCTTCGTGGTACCCCAATCAAAAGAATTACAGATGAACAATTGAACAAGACAGACAGTCccattaataatttatcgttaAGATTACAAGATATAGATAAAGGCCTTGAACGAGTGGGAAg AGATTTGGCAGAAGAATACCAAGTGTCATGGAAAGAATATTGgccatttttaaacgattttgcAGATTTTCGTACTATGGAAGGTTTAATGAAACTAGAAAAGTacttggaaaataaattccgtGACCAATTACTTTCTTACAGTCAG GACTtaaatgttaacaaaataaattcaaattcagaTATGAAATCGAATTCAGTCAATGAAATAGATTacttatgtaataaattacaattatgcTCGTTACATAGTACAGATAAtcaagatgaaaataatacag ATGAGCTAGAATTTTTTACACCACCATCGTCGCCTAAGTTAATAGTCGACAGTTCCGATGATGAAATGGAAACTGCAGAGGAAGGTCCTGCAACGTTTCTTGAAGG TTCTGTAGCAACAAAGCTGGATTATGCTGTTTATAATGCAGTACCATCAGTTATGTCTACTACATACCCAAACATTTATCGTTGGCAACACGACATGCAGCTTGTTATGAAACGTGATTTATCTAG ATCTAACAATATAAGGctaattagaagaaaattgattttaagcCCGTAG
- the LOC128875260 gene encoding clathrin light chain isoform X1, which translates to MDAFGDNFVIEPEVDPVAEFVAREQDQLAGLEDEIPPVSMSAPTTGSNTEVGPGGDAEGSFEIIDAVGQPNESQTPPATEVLTKPPPVKEEPEKIRKWREEQKARLEEKDAEEEKKKEEWREAARKELEEWYKHHAEAISKTKTTNRESAKNAEKQFVAEADEVEPGTEWERIAKLCDFNPKSSRTSKDVSRMRSIILQLKQTPPAPVSL; encoded by the exons ATGGATGCATTTGGTGACAACTTCGTCATTGAGCCAGAAGTAGATCCTGTGGCAGAATTTGTAGCAAGAGAACAGGATCAATTGGCAGGGCTAGAAGATGAAATCCCACCAGTTTCTATGTCTGCTCCTACAACAGGATCTAATACAGAgg ttGGGCCAGGTGGTGATGCTGAAGGTAGTTTCGAAATAATAGATGCAGTTGGACAGCCTAATGAATCACAAACACCACCAGCAACAG aagttTTAACTAAGCCTCCTCCTGTAAAAGAGGAACCtgagaaaatacgaaaatggaGAGAAGAACAAAAGGCTAGGTTAGAAGAGAAAG ATgcagaagaggaaaaaaagaaagaagaatggCGAGAGGCTGCAAGAAAAGAATTGGAAGAATGGTATAAACATCATGCAGAAGCTATtagtaaaacaaaaactacCAACAg GGAATCAGCCAA GAACGCAGAGAAACAATTCGTTGCCGAAGCTGACGAAGTGGAACCTGGAACCGAATGGGAACGTATCGCGAAGCTTTGCGACTTTAATCCAAAATCTTCGCGCACATCTAAAGACGTTTCCCGAATGCGTTCAATTATCTTACAACTGAAACAAACTCCCCCAGCTCCAGTCAGTctttga
- the LOC128875260 gene encoding clathrin light chain isoform X2 encodes MDAFGDNFVIEPEVDPVAEFVAREQDQLAGLEDEIPPVSMSAPTTGSNTEVGPGGDAEGSFEIIDAVGQPNESQTPPATEVLTKPPPVKEEPEKIRKWREEQKARLEEKDAEEEKKKEEWREAARKELEEWYKHHAEAISKTKTTNRNAEKQFVAEADEVEPGTEWERIAKLCDFNPKSSRTSKDVSRMRSIILQLKQTPPAPVSL; translated from the exons ATGGATGCATTTGGTGACAACTTCGTCATTGAGCCAGAAGTAGATCCTGTGGCAGAATTTGTAGCAAGAGAACAGGATCAATTGGCAGGGCTAGAAGATGAAATCCCACCAGTTTCTATGTCTGCTCCTACAACAGGATCTAATACAGAgg ttGGGCCAGGTGGTGATGCTGAAGGTAGTTTCGAAATAATAGATGCAGTTGGACAGCCTAATGAATCACAAACACCACCAGCAACAG aagttTTAACTAAGCCTCCTCCTGTAAAAGAGGAACCtgagaaaatacgaaaatggaGAGAAGAACAAAAGGCTAGGTTAGAAGAGAAAG ATgcagaagaggaaaaaaagaaagaagaatggCGAGAGGCTGCAAGAAAAGAATTGGAAGAATGGTATAAACATCATGCAGAAGCTATtagtaaaacaaaaactacCAACAg GAACGCAGAGAAACAATTCGTTGCCGAAGCTGACGAAGTGGAACCTGGAACCGAATGGGAACGTATCGCGAAGCTTTGCGACTTTAATCCAAAATCTTCGCGCACATCTAAAGACGTTTCCCGAATGCGTTCAATTATCTTACAACTGAAACAAACTCCCCCAGCTCCAGTCAGTctttga
- the LOC128875257 gene encoding cyclin-A2 isoform X1: MATIRVHEDQENRIVDIRRGKDNITVPLQSQTLQPTKRAVLGVLHNNCTRNPKTEIYKDDKYPKTKAVIPTQFEPFKIYEEKKEEVIFKIYEDKLEEETSVALRDIKDKKEINEKHDVKSEREKPRLEVNSINISNLSTFCNAIQDINQKKQNELIFSHDSPMSLEKSIPYSSSKKELERRRESIKEMRMSFFDVDEYRADIYNYLRAAETQHRPKPGYMKKQPDITYSMRSILVDWLVEVAEEYRLQTETLYLAVSYIDRFLSYMSVVRAKLQLVGTAAMFIAAKYEEIYPPDVGEFVYITDDTYTKKQVLRMEHLILRVLSLDLTVPTPLVFLMEYCISNNLPEKIKFLAMYLCELSMLEGDPYLQFLPSHLAASAVALARHTLLEEMWPHELELSTGYRLKDLKECIICLNKTFCNALNIQQQAIQDKYKSNKYGHVALLLPRRIDHVTLTSEDEEEA; this comes from the exons atggcCACGATTCGAGTACACGAGGATCAAGAAAATCGTATCGTCGATATACGTCGAGGCAAAGACAATATTACTGTGCCCCTTCAAAGTCAGACACTACAGCCAACGAAACGTGCAGTTCTAGGCGTCCTTCATAATAATTGTACTCGCAACCCAAAAACA GAAATTTATAAAGATGATAAGTATCCTAAAACAAAAGCAGTTATACCCACACAATTTGagccatttaaaatttacgaagaaaagaaagaggaagttatatttaaaatatatgaagaTAAGTTAGAAGAAGAAACTTCTGTGGCACTTAGGGATATTAaggacaaaaaagaaattaatgaaaaacacgATGTTAAATCTGAAAGAGAGAAGCCAAGGTTAGAAGTAAATTCTATAAACATCTCTAATTTATCGACATTTTGTAATGCTATTCAAGATATAAatcaaaagaaacaaaatgaacTCATCTTTTCACATGACAGTCCAATGTCTTTGGAAAAATCTATTCCTTATTCTTCTTCGAAAAAAGAACTGGAAAGAAGGAGAGAGTCTATTAAGGAAATGAGAATGAGTTTTTTCGATGTGGATGAATATAGGGCtgatatatataattatttacgtgCAGCAGAG acccAACATAGACCAAAACCAGGATACATGAAAAAGCAGCCTGATATAACATATTCAATGAGGTCGATATTAGTGGACTGGCTCGTGGAAGTTGCAGAAGAATATCGGTTGCAAACCGAAACACTCTATTTAGCTGTTTCTTATATAGATCGCTTTCTATCGTATATGAGTGTTGTGAGAGCAAAATTACAACTTGTTGGTACCGCTGCTATGTTCATCGCCGC AAAATACGAAGAAATTTATCCACCAGATGTTggagaatttgtttatatcacGGATGACACATATACGAAAAAACAGGTACTTCGTATGGAACATTTAATATTGAGGGTTTTGTCTTTGGATCTAACCGTTCCAACACCGCTTGTTTTTCTTATGGAATATTGTATTAGTAATAATCTTCCAGAAAAGATCAAATTCTTAGCAATG TACTTGTGCGAATTATCAATGCTCGAAGGGGATCCATATCTACAATTCTTGCCTAGTCATTTGGCTGCATCCGCGGTAGCACTTGCACGACACACATTATTAGAAGAGATGTGGCCGCACGAATTAGAACTCTCAACTGGATATCGTCTTAAGGATCTTAAAGAATGCATTATTTGCctaaataaaactttctgtAACGCGTTGAATATCCAACAACAAGCCATTCAAgacaaatataaaagtaataa atatgGACATGTAGCATTGTTATTACCACGACGTATCGATCACGTAACACTGACCTctgaagatgaagaagaagctTAG
- the LOC128875257 gene encoding cyclin-A2 isoform X2, giving the protein MATIRVHEDQENRIVDIRRGKDNITVPLQSQTLQPTKRAVLGVLHNNCTRNPKTEIYKDDKYPKTKAVIPTQFEPFKIYEEKKEEVIFKIYEDKLEEETSVALRDIKDKKEINEKHDVKSEREKPSPMSLEKSIPYSSSKKELERRRESIKEMRMSFFDVDEYRADIYNYLRAAETQHRPKPGYMKKQPDITYSMRSILVDWLVEVAEEYRLQTETLYLAVSYIDRFLSYMSVVRAKLQLVGTAAMFIAAKYEEIYPPDVGEFVYITDDTYTKKQVLRMEHLILRVLSLDLTVPTPLVFLMEYCISNNLPEKIKFLAMYLCELSMLEGDPYLQFLPSHLAASAVALARHTLLEEMWPHELELSTGYRLKDLKECIICLNKTFCNALNIQQQAIQDKYKSNKYGHVALLLPRRIDHVTLTSEDEEEA; this is encoded by the exons atggcCACGATTCGAGTACACGAGGATCAAGAAAATCGTATCGTCGATATACGTCGAGGCAAAGACAATATTACTGTGCCCCTTCAAAGTCAGACACTACAGCCAACGAAACGTGCAGTTCTAGGCGTCCTTCATAATAATTGTACTCGCAACCCAAAAACA GAAATTTATAAAGATGATAAGTATCCTAAAACAAAAGCAGTTATACCCACACAATTTGagccatttaaaatttacgaagaaaagaaagaggaagttatatttaaaatatatgaagaTAAGTTAGAAGAAGAAACTTCTGTGGCACTTAGGGATATTAaggacaaaaaagaaattaatgaaaaacacgATGTTAAATCTGAAAGAGAGAAGCCAAG TCCAATGTCTTTGGAAAAATCTATTCCTTATTCTTCTTCGAAAAAAGAACTGGAAAGAAGGAGAGAGTCTATTAAGGAAATGAGAATGAGTTTTTTCGATGTGGATGAATATAGGGCtgatatatataattatttacgtgCAGCAGAG acccAACATAGACCAAAACCAGGATACATGAAAAAGCAGCCTGATATAACATATTCAATGAGGTCGATATTAGTGGACTGGCTCGTGGAAGTTGCAGAAGAATATCGGTTGCAAACCGAAACACTCTATTTAGCTGTTTCTTATATAGATCGCTTTCTATCGTATATGAGTGTTGTGAGAGCAAAATTACAACTTGTTGGTACCGCTGCTATGTTCATCGCCGC AAAATACGAAGAAATTTATCCACCAGATGTTggagaatttgtttatatcacGGATGACACATATACGAAAAAACAGGTACTTCGTATGGAACATTTAATATTGAGGGTTTTGTCTTTGGATCTAACCGTTCCAACACCGCTTGTTTTTCTTATGGAATATTGTATTAGTAATAATCTTCCAGAAAAGATCAAATTCTTAGCAATG TACTTGTGCGAATTATCAATGCTCGAAGGGGATCCATATCTACAATTCTTGCCTAGTCATTTGGCTGCATCCGCGGTAGCACTTGCACGACACACATTATTAGAAGAGATGTGGCCGCACGAATTAGAACTCTCAACTGGATATCGTCTTAAGGATCTTAAAGAATGCATTATTTGCctaaataaaactttctgtAACGCGTTGAATATCCAACAACAAGCCATTCAAgacaaatataaaagtaataa atatgGACATGTAGCATTGTTATTACCACGACGTATCGATCACGTAACACTGACCTctgaagatgaagaagaagctTAG